The DNA window CACTGTAGCTGATTTGAAAAGAGTCTAATGACAGATAGAAAATGAATACGGTCCCATGGAGTATGAAATTGGGGCGCCTGGTGTAGAATACACGAAATGGGCAGCAGAGATGGCGGTGGGGCTAGAGACTGGTGTGCCCTGGGTAATGTGCAAGCAAGATGATGCACCTGATCCTGTTGTAAGTGTCTTGTCTTAAATGCTCTGgattactttatttttccttCATGTTGAATCTGCCTTTGTCTAATAATGTGCAGATTAACACTTGCAATGGATTTTATTGTGACTATTTCTCACCAAATAAAGCTTATAAACCCAAGATATGGACCGAAGCTTGGACTGGCTGGTAATTAATTAGGGACTTTGCAGAGTTCTTCTCTTAAGAATTTTGGGTttttcatttatgatttttattaactattttcATTCGCAGGTTCACCGAATTTGGAGGTGCAGTCCCATACAGACCTGCAGAAGATTTGGCATTCTCGGTGGCAAGATTTATCCAGAACGGAGGATCTTTCATTAACTATTACATGGTAACTTTTTACTAAATTACCAGAAATTGTGTTGCTGTTTCGTTAGTATAAATTCTACAAAATCCACTAGTAACAACAccatgttttttctttttttggtatTCTCTCCATCTAGTATCATGGAGGAACGAACTTTGGCAGGACTTCTGGCGGTCCTTTTATCGCCACCAGCTATGATTACGATGCTCCTCTTGATGAATATGGTAACATGACATGCTTACTATGTTACTCAATTTCCTGTCCAAATCAGAATGCTGACTGCTGGTTCAACTTCTTGTACAAGAAAAGACCTTCTGGTCGTGTATTAAATCATGTTTCCAAGATGACAgtcaaaatgtattaaatcATGTTGATTGATTTTGGCAAATTTCATAGTTGATCAAGTTTTAGAGCATATTTTGACTATTAGATTTCTCAGAAGCATACACATACCTTCAAATGAAGCATGATTTTACCTtcctttttgtttttcatttctttctagGGCTATTTCGACAACCTAAATGGGGACATCTGAAAGATCTTCATAGAGCAATAAAGCTATGCGAGCCTGCTATATTAGCTAGTGATCCTGCAAAGATTTCTCTTGGGAATTATCAGGAGGTTTGTTTATATTGATTGCTCTTGACTAATAATTTTCTTCGTATTAATGACATTCGATTTTTGTTTTTACCATAAAGGCCCATGTTTTCAAGTCAAACTCTGGAAGTTGTGCAGCATTTCTTGCCAACTATGATTCACATTCCTTTGCAAAAGTGGCATTTGGAGATATGCATTATAACCTTCCTCCCTGGTCTATTAGCATTCTTCCAGATTGCAGAAACACTGTTTATAATACTGCGAGGGTATAAAAGAGTCTCTAAGAAAAAAAGTTGTTCTTTTCCTCATTTTACATTTTCCACTAATATTCTGAAAAATGGCACTTGATTTCTAGGTGGGTGCTCAAAGTGCACAAATGAAGATGACCCCTGTTGTGTATGATGTTGGATTTTCATGGCAATCATTCAACGAAGAGCCGGCTTCATATGACAATACTTTTACGACGGTTGGATTGTTGGAGCAGATAAACATCACAAGAGATGTCTCTGATTATTTGTGGTATATGACAGAGTAagttcatattatatatattttctgaaAATGGCCAAGTTTTTCTATTTTAGCATTATTTGATGTAAAAATCATCTCTTTATTAATACTTGGTTTGAAACCAGTGTCAAGATCGACGAAGATGAAGAATTCTTGAGTAGTGGGAACTATCCGGTTTTCACGGCCTTATCTGCTGGTCACGCTATGCATGTTTTCATCAATGGCCAACTATCTGGTGCTTTACCTTGTGCTCAATAATACTCTTATACGACAATTGCATATGTTTGTAGAAATGGTTGGCAAGACTAATTTTCGGGTGATTGCTTACTTTTCTAGGAACTGCGTATGGAAGTTTAGAAAATCCAAGATTGACATTTAGTGAAGGTGTGAATCTCAGAGTGGGTGTAAACAATGTTGCCCTACTAAGCATTGCTGTTGGTCTCCCGGTTCGACTCACAGCTCCTTCTTTACCTCTCACCCTGGATATATGATTCTATCTATTTAAACTGATCATAATTGATCTGCGTTACTATTTTGTTATGTAAACAGAATATTGGTCCACATTTTGAGACCTGGAATGCGGGTGTTCTTGGACCGGCTTCATTGCACGGCCTAAATGAGGGAAGAAGGGATTTATCGTGGCAAAATTGGTCCTACAAGGTCTGTTGCAGGGTCTAAATGAGACCTGAAGTACTATTGTGTTGttggtaaaatatatatatataagttggaTTAGGTTTTCATAGACTTTGTTAATTTGCCTTCCTCTGCTGATCCTAATCAGATTGGTCTAAAGGGAGAAGATTTGAGTCTCCATTCTTTAAGTGGAAGTTCCTCCGTTGAGTGGGTCATGGGCTCTATGGTGGCACAGCGACAGTCCCTAACCTGGTATAAGGTAAGTAGGTGACCGATCACCTTTGCATGTTGTTTACTTTCTGGGATGGGATTTCATGAGTAGCTGAAACTGTGATCCGTCTACTTTTCAGGCTACTTTCAGTGCTCCAGATGGAGAGGAGCCTTTGGCATTGGACATGAGTACAATGGGCAAAGGTCAAGTATGGATAAATGGGGAAAGCATTGGACGATACTGGCCTGCATACAAAGCATCAGGAAATTGCGGAACCTGTAACTATACcggttggtttgacgagaagAAATGTCTGAGTAGTTGTGGAGAGCCTTCACAAAGATGGTAAGTAGAAACTGacaaaaaatcatattatttaatttaaccaAACAAACAG is part of the Impatiens glandulifera chromosome 1, dImpGla2.1, whole genome shotgun sequence genome and encodes:
- the LOC124920545 gene encoding beta-galactosidase-like produces the protein MNLKLVTCNAMPPAAAAAAAAAVLFCSLIISVTSSVSYDNRALTINGKQRILISGSIHYPRSTPEMWPDLIHKAKEGGIDVIQTYVFWNGHEPQQDNYYFEERYDLVKFIKLIKEAGLYAHLRIGPYACAEWNFGGFPVWLKYVPGISFRTDNEPFKAAMEKFTKKIVDMMKDEELYESQGGPIILSQIENEYGPMEYEIGAPGVEYTKWAAEMAVGLETGVPWVMCKQDDAPDPVINTCNGFYCDYFSPNKAYKPKIWTEAWTGWFTEFGGAVPYRPAEDLAFSVARFIQNGGSFINYYMYHGGTNFGRTSGGPFIATSYDYDAPLDEYGLFRQPKWGHLKDLHRAIKLCEPAILASDPAKISLGNYQEAHVFKSNSGSCAAFLANYDSHSFAKVAFGDMHYNLPPWSISILPDCRNTVYNTARVGAQSAQMKMTPVVYDVGFSWQSFNEEPASYDNTFTTVGLLEQINITRDVSDYLWYMTDVKIDEDEEFLSSGNYPVFTALSAGHAMHVFINGQLSGTAYGSLENPRLTFSEGVNLRVGVNNVALLSIAVGLPNIGPHFETWNAGVLGPASLHGLNEGRRDLSWQNWSYKIGLKGEDLSLHSLSGSSSVEWVMGSMVAQRQSLTWYKATFSAPDGEEPLALDMSTMGKGQVWINGESIGRYWPAYKASGNCGTCNYTGWFDEKKCLSSCGEPSQRWYHVPRSWLKPSGNLLVVFEEWGGDPFGITLVKREVGSVCANIFEWQPTLVNWQLLSSGKVEKPLRPKAHLSCAPGQHISSIKFASFGTPEGSCGAFTQGGCHAVHSYDAFERVCIGNNSCSVRVTPEMFGGDPCPSVMKRLSVEAICS